A part of Magnetospirillum sp. ME-1 genomic DNA contains:
- the tpx gene encoding thiol peroxidase, translating into MAAITLKGNPINTNGTLPAVGAAAPAFSLTGVDLADVSLDAVAGKTVVLNIFPSIDTPTCAASVRRFNAELDKLGSVAVLCVSADLPFAHKRFCGAEGLERVQSLSDMRDKGFGERYGVKIVDGPLAGLLARAVVVIKGGKVAYTQLVSEIADEPNYDAAIAAAK; encoded by the coding sequence ATGGCTGCCATCACCCTTAAGGGCAATCCCATCAACACCAACGGCACTCTGCCGGCGGTGGGGGCTGCCGCTCCCGCTTTCTCCCTGACCGGCGTCGATCTCGCCGACGTGAGCCTGGATGCGGTGGCCGGCAAGACCGTCGTCCTCAACATTTTCCCCAGCATCGACACGCCCACCTGCGCCGCCTCGGTGCGCCGCTTCAACGCCGAGCTGGACAAGCTGGGCAGCGTCGCCGTGCTGTGCGTCTCGGCCGATCTGCCCTTCGCCCACAAGCGCTTCTGCGGCGCCGAGGGGTTGGAGCGGGTGCAGTCCCTGTCCGACATGCGCGACAAGGGCTTCGGCGAGCGCTATGGCGTCAAGATCGTCGACGGTCCGCTGGCCGGCCTGCTGGCCCGCGCCGTGGTGGTGATCAAGGGCGGCAAGGTGGCCTATACCCAGCTGGTCTCCGAGATCGCCGACGAGCCCAATTACGACGCCGCCATCGCCGCCGCCAAGTAA
- a CDS encoding CheR family methyltransferase, whose protein sequence is MPTRTDRLRALEVDLFVEALARRHGYDFSHYAKASLRRRVSALALSQGCATIAELLPRVIHDDGLLPTILSTLSVPVTEMFRDPPVFRAIAERLFPVLATYPRLNIWQAGSATGEEAYSLAILLEEAGLLHKAQIYATDINDAAIAKAEEGIFSAEHVARYDAAYRKAGGTKGLSHYFSLGYGFAKVSGALKDHISFAHHNLVSDGVFCEVNMVMCRNVLIYFDKKLQDHVLGLFAASLSRGGFLCLGTRENLGGSAQAHHFFSIDNDLRLFKKSGDLG, encoded by the coding sequence ATGCCGACCCGAACTGACCGCCTGCGCGCCCTCGAGGTCGACCTGTTCGTCGAGGCGCTGGCCCGGCGGCACGGCTATGATTTCAGCCATTACGCCAAGGCATCGCTGCGCCGCCGGGTCTCCGCCCTGGCCCTGAGCCAGGGATGCGCCACCATCGCCGAGCTGCTGCCGCGGGTGATCCACGACGACGGCCTGCTGCCCACTATTCTGTCGACGCTCTCGGTGCCGGTCACCGAGATGTTCCGCGATCCGCCGGTCTTCCGCGCCATCGCCGAGCGGCTGTTCCCGGTGCTGGCCACCTATCCCCGCCTCAACATCTGGCAGGCGGGCTCGGCCACCGGCGAGGAAGCCTATTCCCTGGCCATCCTGCTCGAGGAGGCCGGGCTGCTGCACAAGGCCCAGATCTACGCCACCGACATCAACGACGCCGCCATCGCCAAGGCCGAGGAAGGGATCTTCTCGGCCGAGCATGTGGCGCGGTACGACGCCGCCTACCGCAAGGCCGGCGGCACCAAAGGCCTGTCCCACTATTTCAGCCTGGGCTACGGCTTCGCCAAGGTCAGCGGCGCGCTCAAAGACCACATATCCTTCGCCCACCACAATCTGGTCTCGGATGGGGTGTTCTGCGAAGTGAACATGGTGATGTGCCGCAACGTGCTGATCTATTTCGACAAGAAGCTGCAGGACCATGTGCTGGGCCTGTTCGCCGCCAGCCTTTCTCGGGGCGGCTTCCTGTGCCTGGGCACCCGCGAGAATCTGGGGGGATCGGCGCAGGCGCACCACTTCTTCTCCATCGACAACGACCTGCGGCTGTTCAAGAAGAGCGGAGACCTGGGGTGA
- a CDS encoding FKBP-type peptidyl-prolyl cis-trans isomerase — translation MLIAKDTVVTLTYRVSDSDGNIVDEGAEPIIYLHGGYGGLFPRLEEALEGKEAGHELCIKLQPEDAFGEYDAELVSVEEASLFPDNVQVGMQFERVMDGNQDEAMLFSVTDVADGKVVVDGNHPLAGMALVFDCTVAEIRAASDEEVEHGHPHFPGHHHH, via the coding sequence ATGCTGATCGCCAAGGACACCGTCGTCACCCTGACCTACCGCGTCAGCGATTCCGACGGCAACATCGTCGACGAGGGCGCCGAGCCCATCATCTACCTGCACGGCGGCTATGGCGGCCTGTTCCCCCGGCTGGAGGAAGCCCTGGAGGGCAAGGAAGCCGGCCACGAACTGTGCATCAAGCTGCAGCCCGAGGACGCTTTCGGCGAATACGACGCCGAACTGGTCAGCGTCGAGGAGGCTTCGCTGTTCCCCGACAACGTCCAGGTGGGCATGCAGTTCGAACGCGTCATGGACGGCAACCAGGACGAGGCCATGCTGTTCTCGGTCACCGACGTGGCCGACGGCAAGGTGGTGGTGGACGGCAACCATCCGCTGGCCGGCATGGCCCTGGTGTTCGACTGCACCGTGGCCGAGATCCGCGCCGCCTCGGACGAGGAGGTCGAGCACGGCCACCCCCACTTCCCCGGCCATCACCACCACTAG
- the dapE gene encoding succinyl-diaminopimelate desuccinylase — translation MSLSDPVPLAQELIRRPSVTPDDAGALDVLAGALEGLGFVCHHLRSATGGPEIRNLYARLGTEAPNICFAGHTDVVPPGKGWTAEPFGAALDQGRLFGRGAADMKGAIACFVAAVARLKAEGAIRGSVSLLITGDEEGPAVDGTVKVLDWLAARGERLDCCIVGEPTNPKKLGDMMKIGRRGSLNCRLTVFGTQGHSAYPHLADNPIPRLLEILRLLTQKPLDEGTPHFQASTLALTTVDVGNPATNVIPAEARAGFNIRFNDLHSGASLEKWIRDTVAQVEGECEVKVEVSGESFLTPPGQLSEAIAQAAFEVTGLVPEASTSGGTSDARFIKNHCPVVEFGLVGQTMHKSDEHVAVADMEALTEIYRRVLVRLAATP, via the coding sequence ATGAGCCTCTCCGACCCCGTCCCGCTCGCCCAGGAGCTGATCCGCCGCCCCAGCGTCACGCCGGACGACGCGGGTGCGCTGGACGTGCTGGCCGGGGCGCTGGAAGGCCTGGGATTCGTCTGCCACCACCTCCGCTCGGCGACCGGCGGGCCGGAGATCAGGAACCTCTACGCCCGTCTGGGCACCGAAGCGCCCAACATCTGCTTCGCCGGCCACACCGACGTGGTGCCGCCCGGCAAGGGCTGGACGGCCGAGCCGTTCGGGGCTGCCCTTGACCAGGGCCGCCTGTTCGGGCGCGGCGCCGCCGACATGAAAGGCGCCATCGCCTGCTTCGTCGCCGCCGTGGCGCGGCTGAAGGCCGAAGGAGCCATCCGGGGCTCGGTCTCGCTCCTGATCACCGGCGACGAGGAAGGCCCGGCGGTGGACGGCACCGTCAAGGTGCTGGACTGGCTGGCGGCCCGGGGCGAGCGCCTGGATTGCTGCATCGTCGGCGAGCCCACCAATCCGAAAAAGCTGGGCGACATGATGAAGATCGGCCGCAGGGGCAGCCTCAACTGCCGCCTGACGGTGTTCGGAACCCAGGGCCATTCCGCCTATCCCCATCTGGCCGACAATCCCATTCCCCGCCTGCTGGAGATCCTGCGCCTGCTGACGCAAAAGCCCCTGGACGAGGGCACGCCCCACTTCCAGGCCTCGACCCTGGCGCTGACCACGGTGGACGTGGGCAATCCCGCCACCAACGTCATTCCCGCCGAGGCCCGCGCCGGCTTCAACATCCGCTTCAACGACCTGCATTCCGGCGCGTCGCTGGAAAAATGGATCAGGGACACCGTCGCCCAGGTCGAGGGCGAGTGCGAGGTCAAGGTGGAGGTGTCGGGGGAATCCTTCCTGACGCCCCCCGGCCAACTTTCCGAAGCCATCGCCCAGGCGGCCTTCGAGGTGACGGGGCTCGTGCCCGAAGCCTCCACCTCGGGTGGAACCTCGGACGCCCGCTTCATCAAGAACCATTGCCCGGTGGTGGAGTTCGGGCTGGTCGGCCAGACCATGCACAAGTCGGACGAGCACGTGGCCGTCGCCGACATGGAGGCCCTGACCGAGATCTACCGCCGCGTCCTCGTGCGTCTGGCGGCAACACCATGA
- a CDS encoding chemotaxis protein CheB produces the protein MRRIEAVAMGCSAGGIKALHDILPLLPADLGVPVIVVCHSGPSARDLLSSVLARDCALPVAEAEERAPALPGHVYVAPPDYHLLVEPDGTFALSAEGRINNVRPAIDPLLESAADTWGEGLLAVLLTGANQDGAAGMAAVRQAGGICIVQDPEGATAEAMPRAAIAQGGADWIAPLDRIAFLVASLCQPSPPPQDHAP, from the coding sequence GTGAGGCGGATCGAGGCCGTGGCCATGGGATGCTCGGCGGGCGGGATCAAGGCACTGCACGACATCCTCCCGCTATTGCCCGCCGATCTGGGCGTGCCGGTGATCGTCGTCTGCCATTCCGGCCCGTCGGCCCGCGACCTGTTGAGCTCGGTGCTGGCCCGCGACTGCGCCCTGCCGGTGGCCGAGGCCGAGGAGCGCGCCCCCGCTTTGCCCGGCCACGTCTACGTGGCGCCGCCCGACTATCACCTGCTGGTCGAGCCGGACGGCACCTTCGCCCTGTCGGCGGAAGGGCGGATCAACAACGTGCGCCCGGCCATCGACCCCTTGCTGGAATCGGCGGCGGACACCTGGGGCGAGGGATTGCTGGCGGTGCTGCTGACCGGCGCCAACCAGGACGGTGCCGCCGGCATGGCCGCCGTGCGCCAGGCGGGCGGCATCTGCATCGTCCAGGACCCCGAGGGCGCCACCGCCGAAGCCATGCCGCGCGCCGCCATCGCCCAGGGCGGCGCCGACTGGATCGCGCCGCTGGACCGCATCGCCTTCCTCGTCGCCTCGCTGTGCCAGCCATCCCCCCCGCCCCAGGACCACGCCCCATGA
- the dapD gene encoding 2,3,4,5-tetrahydropyridine-2,6-dicarboxylate N-succinyltransferase: MSFAALEKTIDAAWEARDGINLQTKGEVRDAVEATLAALDSGTLRVAQKTGGTWVVNQWAKKAVLLSFRLSDNKVMGDGPATWFDKVPTKFEGWDDARFRAAGFRAVPGAVVRRSAFIAPGVVLMPSFVNLGAYVDSGTMVDTWATVGSCAQIGKNVHISGGAGIGGVLEPLQAGPVIIEDNCFIGARAEVAEGVIVETGAVLSMGVYIGASTKIVDRETGEVFMGRVPAYSVVVSGTMPGKPLPDGTPGPNLYCAVIVKRVDERTRSKVGINELLRD; encoded by the coding sequence ATGAGCTTCGCCGCCCTTGAAAAGACCATCGACGCCGCCTGGGAAGCCCGCGACGGCATCAATCTCCAGACCAAGGGCGAGGTGCGCGACGCCGTCGAGGCGACCCTGGCCGCCCTGGATTCCGGCACGCTCCGCGTCGCCCAGAAGACCGGCGGCACGTGGGTGGTCAACCAGTGGGCCAAGAAGGCGGTGCTGCTGTCCTTCCGCCTGTCCGACAACAAGGTGATGGGCGACGGCCCCGCCACCTGGTTCGACAAGGTCCCCACCAAGTTCGAGGGCTGGGACGATGCCCGCTTCCGCGCCGCCGGCTTCCGCGCCGTACCGGGCGCCGTGGTGCGCCGCTCGGCCTTCATCGCCCCGGGCGTGGTGCTGATGCCCAGCTTCGTCAACCTGGGCGCCTATGTGGATTCCGGCACCATGGTCGACACCTGGGCCACGGTGGGCTCGTGCGCCCAGATCGGCAAGAACGTGCACATCTCGGGCGGCGCCGGCATCGGCGGCGTGCTGGAGCCGCTGCAGGCCGGTCCGGTGATCATCGAGGACAATTGCTTCATCGGCGCCCGCGCCGAGGTGGCCGAGGGCGTCATCGTCGAAACCGGCGCGGTGCTGTCCATGGGCGTCTATATCGGCGCGTCGACCAAGATCGTCGACCGCGAGACCGGCGAGGTGTTCATGGGCCGCGTTCCCGCCTATTCCGTGGTGGTGTCGGGCACCATGCCGGGCAAGCCCCTGCCCGACGGCACGCCCGGCCCCAACCTTTATTGCGCGGTGATCGTGAAGCGGGTGGACGAGCGCACCCGCTCCAAGGTCGGCATCAACGAGCTGCTGCGCGACTGA
- a CDS encoding response regulator → MYSTRTRIVTRLTAGFAAVLLLTVIMAAMAARTMLVMADMAADLYAHPFAVTNALMQVEAQVNAMRADMLLMIYNRSPADVPRLAGQVSIKESEMAASLAVIRSQYLGAKDDVKRLSDKLAEWKVVRDQNIHYCQNGEFDKAAENSRQFGSPQIVGLRRELAGIYAFAQDKAAEFNRRIGERRDAALRDIALTLAGLLLLGAVLARLITRSIVVPLGQLRDTMHLLADGDLGVAIPNHSRVAEVARMAAAVEVFKAAALRLESEGWIKDSVARLSPALQQVDTVAEFASTALDFLVPLSGAGVAVFHGRPTGSGRFERLAGWGLSPSHHQLPESFGPGEGIAGEAARGGAPILISSPPDSWLNVASATGAAPPAEILVVPVMSRGIALAVLEFASFTPFSESQRAVIEASVPVLALNMEILERNIRTQDLLEETQTQAEELRSSEEELRTQSEALQVANEELRVSEEELKVQQEALQAANEELRLKTEALEERGQALEEARAEADRRALEVEQASRYKSEFLANMSHELRTPLNSVLILARDLADNESGNLTPDQTESARVIHDSGTHLLALINDVLDLSKVEAGKMTLAPVTVPLAELAQAIRGRFAPVAADKGLDFRVEAAPDLPETLSADRGKIEQIVNNLVSNAIKFTSEGGVTVRLALSGGGHVLALSVADTGIGIAEQDRQRVFAAFEQADSSTSRQFGGTGLGLTISRRLARLMGGDITLDGNAERGSVFTLALPLNGAAIPTAPCAPEPPPAMKASPEPAAVILPADPHKADGTLLLVIEDDPVFRRVVCELAQAKGFSTITAEDGRTGLELARLHRPGGVVLDIGLPGMSGWEVIEHLNRSPETRGIPVHVISAGDEPGKGARLGIVGHLTKPVSREQINGAFEVLLRAGSEAGHRRLLLVDGDEGNRAAIRQTLASLDLDITVAETGAQALEQITREKFDCVVLELALPDMQGAEILERAERAGQGLPPVIVYSSGELSQEQTLKIREFTDSIVIKGARSSERLLDEVGLFLHAIEARSNGKAKAKPAPEAVDAVLAGRTVLLVDDDMRNAFALSKVLRAKGLKVLIAQDGAKAISHLQAREHVDLVLMDIMMPGMDGYSTMGEIRKDPRFARLPIIALTAKAMPGDRDRCLAAGADDYLTKPVDMDLLRQAMARQIERSGHADPN, encoded by the coding sequence GTGTATTCGACTCGGACCCGTATCGTTACCCGCCTGACCGCGGGATTCGCCGCCGTTCTGCTGCTGACCGTGATCATGGCGGCCATGGCGGCGCGCACCATGCTGGTCATGGCCGATATGGCGGCCGACCTCTACGCCCATCCCTTCGCCGTCACCAACGCCCTGATGCAGGTGGAAGCGCAGGTCAACGCCATGCGCGCCGACATGCTGCTGATGATCTACAACCGCTCGCCGGCCGACGTGCCCCGGCTGGCGGGACAGGTCAGCATCAAGGAAAGCGAGATGGCCGCCAGCCTGGCGGTGATCCGCTCCCAGTACCTGGGAGCGAAGGACGACGTGAAGCGCCTGTCGGACAAGCTGGCCGAGTGGAAGGTGGTGCGCGACCAGAACATCCACTATTGCCAGAACGGCGAGTTCGACAAGGCGGCGGAGAATTCACGCCAGTTCGGTTCACCGCAGATCGTCGGCCTGCGCCGCGAACTGGCGGGCATCTACGCCTTCGCCCAGGACAAGGCGGCCGAGTTCAACCGCCGCATCGGGGAGCGCCGCGACGCCGCGCTCCGCGACATCGCCCTGACCCTGGCCGGGCTGCTGCTGCTGGGCGCCGTCCTGGCGCGGCTGATCACCCGTTCCATCGTGGTGCCGCTGGGCCAGTTGCGCGACACCATGCACCTTCTGGCGGACGGCGACCTCGGCGTCGCCATTCCCAATCACTCGCGCGTCGCCGAGGTGGCCCGCATGGCGGCGGCCGTGGAAGTGTTCAAGGCGGCCGCACTTCGCCTGGAAAGCGAAGGCTGGATCAAGGACAGCGTGGCGCGCCTGTCGCCGGCCTTGCAGCAGGTGGACACGGTCGCCGAGTTCGCCTCCACCGCGCTCGACTTCCTGGTGCCGCTGTCGGGGGCGGGCGTCGCGGTGTTCCATGGCCGCCCCACGGGCAGCGGGCGCTTCGAGCGCCTGGCCGGCTGGGGCCTGTCGCCGTCCCACCACCAATTGCCGGAATCCTTCGGCCCGGGCGAGGGAATCGCCGGCGAGGCGGCGCGCGGCGGCGCGCCCATCCTGATCTCGTCGCCGCCGGACTCCTGGCTGAACGTGGCCTCGGCCACCGGGGCCGCGCCGCCGGCCGAGATTCTGGTCGTCCCGGTCATGTCGCGCGGAATTGCCCTGGCCGTGCTGGAATTCGCCAGCTTCACGCCGTTCAGCGAGTCCCAGCGGGCGGTGATCGAGGCGTCCGTCCCGGTTCTTGCCCTCAACATGGAGATCCTGGAACGCAATATCCGCACCCAGGACCTGCTGGAGGAAACCCAGACCCAGGCCGAGGAACTGCGTTCGTCGGAAGAGGAACTGCGCACCCAGAGCGAGGCCTTGCAGGTCGCCAACGAGGAACTGCGCGTCTCGGAAGAGGAACTGAAGGTGCAGCAGGAGGCGCTGCAGGCCGCCAACGAGGAACTGCGCCTGAAGACCGAGGCCCTGGAGGAACGCGGCCAGGCGCTGGAGGAAGCCCGGGCCGAGGCCGACCGCCGCGCCCTCGAGGTGGAGCAGGCCAGCCGCTACAAGTCGGAATTCCTGGCCAATATGAGCCACGAGCTCAGGACGCCGCTCAACAGCGTGCTGATCCTGGCCCGCGACCTGGCCGACAACGAGTCCGGCAACCTCACCCCCGACCAGACGGAATCGGCCCGCGTCATCCATGACAGCGGCACCCATCTGCTGGCGCTGATCAACGACGTCCTCGACCTGTCCAAGGTGGAAGCGGGCAAGATGACCCTGGCGCCGGTGACGGTTCCCCTGGCCGAGCTGGCCCAGGCAATCCGGGGACGCTTCGCGCCGGTGGCCGCCGACAAGGGGCTGGACTTCCGGGTGGAGGCGGCGCCCGACCTGCCCGAGACGCTCTCCGCCGACCGCGGCAAGATCGAGCAGATCGTCAACAATCTGGTCAGCAACGCCATCAAGTTCACCTCCGAGGGCGGGGTCACCGTTCGCCTCGCCCTCAGCGGCGGCGGCCATGTCCTCGCCCTGTCCGTGGCCGACACCGGCATCGGCATCGCCGAACAGGACCGCCAGCGGGTCTTCGCCGCCTTCGAACAGGCCGACAGCAGCACGTCGCGCCAGTTCGGCGGCACCGGCCTGGGGCTGACCATCTCGCGCCGGCTGGCCCGTCTGATGGGCGGCGACATCACCCTGGACGGCAACGCAGAGCGGGGCAGCGTCTTCACCCTGGCGCTGCCGCTGAACGGCGCGGCGATCCCCACCGCCCCCTGCGCGCCCGAGCCGCCGCCCGCCATGAAGGCCAGCCCGGAGCCTGCCGCCGTCATCCTGCCCGCGGACCCCCACAAGGCCGACGGAACGCTTCTGCTGGTCATCGAGGACGACCCGGTGTTCCGGCGCGTCGTCTGCGAGCTGGCCCAGGCCAAGGGCTTTTCCACCATCACCGCCGAGGACGGCCGGACAGGCCTGGAGCTGGCCCGCCTGCACCGCCCCGGCGGCGTCGTGCTCGACATCGGTCTGCCGGGCATGAGCGGCTGGGAGGTGATCGAGCACCTCAACCGTTCGCCCGAGACCCGGGGCATTCCGGTCCACGTCATCTCGGCGGGCGACGAGCCGGGCAAGGGCGCCCGGCTGGGAATCGTCGGCCACCTGACCAAGCCGGTCAGCCGCGAACAGATCAACGGTGCCTTCGAGGTCCTGCTGCGGGCCGGATCGGAGGCCGGGCACCGCCGGCTGCTGCTGGTGGACGGGGACGAGGGCAACCGCGCCGCCATCCGCCAGACCCTGGCCAGCCTGGACCTGGACATCACCGTCGCCGAAACCGGCGCCCAGGCCCTGGAACAGATCACCAGGGAGAAATTCGACTGCGTGGTGCTCGAACTGGCGCTGCCCGACATGCAGGGCGCCGAGATTCTGGAACGGGCCGAACGCGCCGGCCAGGGCCTGCCGCCGGTCATCGTCTATTCCAGCGGCGAGCTCAGCCAGGAGCAGACCCTGAAGATCCGCGAATTCACCGACAGCATCGTCATCAAGGGGGCGCGCTCGTCCGAGCGCCTGCTCGACGAGGTCGGGCTGTTCCTGCATGCCATCGAGGCCAGGAGCAACGGCAAGGCCAAGGCCAAGCCCGCGCCCGAAGCCGTCGACGCGGTGCTGGCCGGGCGCACGGTGCTGCTGGTGGACGACGACATGCGCAACGCCTTCGCCCTGTCCAAGGTGCTGCGCGCCAAGGGGCTGAAGGTGCTGATCGCCCAGGACGGCGCCAAGGCCATCAGCCATCTGCAGGCGCGCGAGCACGTGGATCTGGTGCTGATGGACATCATGATGCCCGGCATGGACGGCTACAGCACCATGGGCGAGATCCGCAAGGACCCGCGCTTCGCCAGATTGCCCATCATCGCGCTGACCGCCAAGGCCATGCCGGGGGACCGCGACCGCTGTCTGGCCGCGGGTGCCGACGACTACCTGACCAAGCCGGTGGACATGGACCTGCTGCGCCAGGCCATGGCCCGCCAGATCGAGCGGAGCGGACATGCCGACCCGAACTGA
- a CDS encoding ligand-binding protein SH3 — protein MLIQGFPPDGVVTVNRVVLKPGFTVDDLEERVALLCENVKTWHSETGFIGGFVCLNSGMISNEGSTVGQAVGSPLAGREALIITFWTSFAEHEQSHRSATFQPLFKSVLELCENGNEEIAYSMLWQGAAYGPDQARLAQAAKGG, from the coding sequence ATGCTGATCCAAGGATTTCCCCCCGATGGCGTGGTGACGGTCAACCGGGTGGTGCTGAAGCCCGGCTTCACGGTGGACGATCTGGAGGAGCGGGTGGCGCTGTTGTGCGAGAACGTCAAGACCTGGCACTCGGAGACCGGCTTCATCGGCGGCTTCGTCTGCCTGAATTCCGGAATGATCTCCAACGAGGGCTCGACGGTGGGCCAGGCGGTCGGCTCGCCCCTGGCCGGGCGGGAGGCGCTGATCATCACCTTCTGGACCAGCTTCGCCGAGCACGAGCAGTCCCACCGGTCCGCCACCTTCCAGCCCCTGTTCAAATCGGTGCTGGAACTGTGCGAGAACGGCAACGAGGAGATCGCCTATTCCATGCTGTGGCAGGGCGCGGCCTACGGCCCGGACCAGGCCCGGCTGGCCCAGGCGGCCAAAGGGGGCTGA
- a CDS encoding tetratricopeptide repeat protein, translating into MAADTPLPQAQQAFAAAAQAWRDGRWDEAEQGFAAAALLAPAWASAHANLGAVLRRQGKPAAAVTSYRRAMAVGGDDASTLSNLGNALRDLGRLEEAETALRRAVELAPDNAGYAYNLALVLRDRRKHAEAHAMLSHLAAADPDNAEIQWDLALADLYRGDYQKGFAGYEWRTRLARNPTRPLPGPRWTGDDPAGRTVLLLAEQGFGDALQFVRYVPLLAARGARVVLECLPEQSELFAGLPGLAALVPKGTTPPVHDCWAPLASLPHLMDTRFDAIPAQVPYLKAPPRPNLRLAPPPGQKLAVGLVWAGKTTPRDRSWPLEDLGPLLDDPHVTFYSLQMGPRAEDLKRTGLDRLVRDAGPALKSFADTAHVMERMDLIITIDTSAAHLAGALGRPVWVLLRYVSDWRWQDEPLTSPWYPTMRLFRQPDPSDFKTPVAEMAAQLASLIDAPLTDERH; encoded by the coding sequence ATGGCCGCGGACACACCCTTACCACAGGCGCAACAGGCCTTCGCCGCCGCCGCCCAGGCCTGGCGGGACGGACGATGGGACGAGGCCGAGCAGGGCTTCGCCGCCGCCGCCCTGCTGGCGCCCGCCTGGGCGTCGGCCCACGCCAATCTGGGCGCCGTCCTGCGCCGCCAGGGCAAGCCGGCGGCGGCGGTGACCAGCTATCGCCGCGCCATGGCGGTGGGCGGCGACGACGCCTCCACCTTGTCCAACCTGGGCAACGCGCTGCGCGACCTGGGACGGCTGGAGGAGGCGGAGACCGCGTTGCGCCGGGCCGTGGAGCTGGCCCCCGACAATGCCGGCTACGCCTACAACCTGGCTTTGGTGCTGCGCGACCGGCGCAAGCACGCCGAGGCCCACGCCATGCTGAGCCATCTGGCCGCCGCCGATCCCGACAACGCCGAAATCCAATGGGATCTGGCCCTGGCCGACCTCTATAGGGGCGATTACCAGAAGGGCTTCGCCGGCTACGAATGGCGCACCCGGCTGGCCCGCAATCCCACCCGCCCCCTGCCGGGGCCGCGCTGGACCGGCGACGATCCGGCGGGCCGCACCGTGCTGCTGCTGGCCGAGCAGGGCTTCGGCGACGCGCTGCAATTCGTCCGTTACGTTCCGCTGCTGGCGGCGCGGGGCGCCAGGGTGGTGCTGGAATGCCTGCCCGAGCAGAGCGAGCTGTTCGCCGGCCTGCCCGGTCTGGCGGCGCTGGTGCCCAAGGGCACCACCCCGCCCGTCCATGATTGCTGGGCCCCGCTGGCCAGCCTGCCCCACCTGATGGACACCCGCTTCGACGCCATTCCGGCCCAGGTGCCTTATCTGAAGGCCCCGCCGCGTCCCAACCTCCGCCTGGCGCCGCCGCCGGGCCAGAAGCTGGCGGTCGGTCTGGTCTGGGCGGGCAAGACCACGCCGCGCGACCGGTCCTGGCCGCTGGAGGATCTGGGTCCGCTGCTGGACGATCCCCATGTGACCTTCTATTCGCTGCAGATGGGACCGCGCGCCGAGGATCTGAAGCGCACGGGGCTCGACCGGCTGGTGCGCGACGCCGGCCCGGCGCTCAAATCCTTCGCCGACACCGCCCATGTGATGGAGCGGATGGACCTGATCATCACCATCGACACCTCGGCCGCCCATCTGGCCGGGGCGCTGGGCCGCCCGGTCTGGGTACTGCTGCGCTACGTTTCCGATTGGCGTTGGCAGGACGAACCGCTAACGTCACCCTGGTACCCGACCATGCGGCTGTTCCGGCAGCCCGACCCTTCCGATTTCAAGACCCCGGTGGCCGAGATGGCCGCCCAGCTCGCCTCTCTCATCGACGCCCCATTGACCGACGAAAGACACTGA